A region from the Leishmania panamensis strain MHOM/PA/94/PSC-1 chromosome 20 sequence genome encodes:
- a CDS encoding hypothetical protein (TriTrypDB/GeneDB-style sysID: LpmP.20.5280), with protein sequence MQKVAAAAVAGIPPTTGEKNPMTAFSDDDDTLDEREALEATDDETTNTYDEPQGDKPSPLDSGSSTTVSGDSSDWRSETGSPGDAAAVRVMGAHSASGSEAVHFRKDAKHLTYSYKVPQASLSAATPLNNASGQQQRLPVSANTSAAFPADISQVVEASTPTLPRSNLVGGPGGPSRFGPHGAATYAQGSPPPSAPQTTNTSAFYTFSDSYAILQGTPANAPSFLAAYPSSTTAGDEYSAADAPQQAPYHEVTGRRGTRTPGGSAVAATAPVTTVLVPSQPLNDEDEHARRKRPWDSSADADGNQSCRSRRIQIEVQAVVKKKYADKEDEDMREAYTSSSYSDEDSYSYSYSYSYSGDDELGDEADADEEGYEYYEEFYEEEVEEDEEDEEEPRIDMIEGDGHGHTLYDILYGTPKAGAIGNGDHTRDLREPALSDSPYSAPLPDKQKELHHQGQLHPRYVGEEDEKNYLRPAPSHWSETAGEEAEVARRRAATPERVGRHHRHHHKKSAKAYKGTDSETEHRAAAAPAAPAAGKKQKKSAYEHGEPFTEGTLNVTSKKGKANGHYGPKVDLDAKELDRVISDSESSEVPHEPVTSAAPAAKGTRAASSSSSSDAEDVDDEFTTLSRSRSRRRKSPQVVKNAKKKDSHHHHRSGAEANSGSDAEAEAITTTKFGARDSGKVSEEEPISIPSQQNSMGTGDETSENTLSVARHEDEGGSSDKSAEEENAKAKAAVCLVIKCDCCSKRVKESDSTKPREDKKEKVNPSSTCGCCSETENESDPKPRGDKKEKVNPSSTCGCCSETENESDSKETKSGLVIKCRCCSKKTKDGDAKDKKSRSRSGGVFSCLFAMCSSKKSTKDQVVDKNGKEGEKDKEADEQARKEGAKSHPTSPAESSVDRHTNSRQSNQKSHKKDEAFKGLKSPQAEQQEEEKGAAADTPAPSFPRSPAVMTSESKNDNQGRAAHPPKNTRRGVEQASSNSTPDAAAASSQKERENEANVLARKKSSHQPVSSPTPHPTGQARRPHSHTTPSADHARIPGKPEDPGVVIPVNASDMGENDEPGPSKRVKAQQQRSRHHGQTRAAEHPSKKKSKRNTQRVEHESSHDDSAV encoded by the coding sequence ATGCAGAAAgtcgcggccgccgcggtggcaggGATACCACCCACCACCGGCGAGAAGAATCCTATGACGGCGTtcagcgacgatgacgacacTCTCGACGAACGTGAGGCTCTCGAAGCCACAGACGATGAGACGACGAACACCTACGATGAGCCGCAGGGAGACAAGCCAAGTCCGCTCGAttcgggcagcagcaccacagtAAGTGGCGACAGCTCTGACTGGCGCTCGGAGACTGGTTCCCCGGGAGATGCCGCGGCCGTCAGGGTCATGGGTGCTCACAGCGCGTCGGGCAGCGAGGCAGTGCACTTTAGGAAGGATGCAAAGCACCTGACCTACTCGTACAAGGTACCCCAAGCCTCCTTGAGCGCAGCCACGCCACTTAACAACGCGTCGGGTCAGCAACAGCGCCTGCCTGTGTCTGCGAACACGAGCGCAGCCTTTCCTGCGGACATTTCGCAGGTTGTTGAGGCGTCCACCccgacgctgccgcgcagcaaCCTCGTTGGTGGCCCCGGCGGTCCAAGTCGCTTCGGCCCCCACGGCGCGGCAACGTACGCGCAAGgctccccgcccccctccgctCCGCAGACGACCAACACGAGCGCGTTCTACACCTTCTCCGACAGTTACGCGATTCTGCAGGGCACCCCTGCCAACGCGCCGTCGTTCTTGGCCGCCTACCCGTCGAGCACGACCGCCGGTGACGAATACTCGGCTGCGGACGCGCCTCAGCAGGCACCGTACCATGAGGTCACCGGTAGACGTGGGACCCGTACGCCTGGAGGATCCGCTGTtgcggcaacggcgccaGTCACCACCGTTTTGGTCCCCTCGCAGCCGCTGAACGATGAGGACGAGCATGCGCGGCGGAAGCGTCCGTGGGACTCCTCTGCGGACGCAGACGGGAACCAGTCgtgccgcagccgtcgcaTCCAGATAGAAGTCCAAGCAGTTGTGAAAAAGAAGTACGCTGACAAAGAGGATGAGGACATGCGTGAGGCgtacaccagcagcagctactcAGACGAAGACAGCTACAGTTACAGCTACAGCTATAGCTACAGTGGAGACGACGAGCTCGGCGACGAGGCGGACGCTGATGAGGAGGGTTACGAGTACTACGAAGAGTTCtacgaggaggaagtggaggaAGATGAAGAAGATGAAGAGGAACCACGTATTGACATGATCGAGGGTGACGGCCACGGCCACACACTGTACGACATCCTTTACGGCACTCCGAAAGCCGGCGCGATCGGCAACGGGGACCACACTAGAGACTTGCGCGAGCCCGCTCTCTCAGACAGTCCCTacagcgcgccgctgccggacAAGCAGAAAGAGCTCCATCACCAGGGTCAGTTACACCCTCGTTAcgttggcgaggaggacgaaaAGAACTACCTTCGCCCCGCACCTTCCCACTGGTCGGAGACCGCAGGTGAGGAAGCTGAGGTAGCGCGCCGTCGTGCTGCAACGCCGGAGCGCGTGGGccggcatcaccgccaccaccacaagaAGTCAGCCAAGGCCTATAAGGGAACAGACAGCGAGACGgagcaccgcgccgccgctgctcctgctgctcctgctgccggcaagaagcagaaaaaaagtgCCTATGAGCACGGCGAGCCTTTCACAGAGGGCACCCTCAACGTCACGAGCAAGAAAGGCAAGGCAAACGGTCACTACGGGCCCAAGGTGGATCTCGACGCTAAGGAACTGGACAGGGTCATCTCGGACAGTGAAAGCAGCGAGGTGCCGCATGAACCGGTAAccagcgctgcgccagctgcaaaGGGCACCCGAGCAGCCTCCTCGTCGAGCTCCAGCGACGCTGAGGATGTCGATGATGAATTCACGACCCTCTCTAGAAGTCGCTCACGGCGCCGCAAGAGTCCCCAGGTCGTTAAAAATGCAAAGAAAAAGGActctcaccaccatcaccgcagcggtgcagagGCAAACAGTGGCAGTGAcgccgaggcagaggcgatAACAACCACGAAGTTTGGCGCCAGGGACAGCGGCAAGGTCAGTGAGGAAGAACCTATCAGCATACCGTCTCAGCAGAATAGCATGGGTACTGGTGATGAGACATCGGAGAACACTTTGAGCGTGGCAAGGCATGAGGATGAAGGTGGCTCGTCCGACAAgagcgcggaggaggagaatgccaaggcgaaggcggcggtcTGCCTCGTCATTAagtgcgactgctgctcaaAGAGGGTGAAAGAGAGTGACTCCACCAAGCCCAGGGAAgacaagaaggagaaggtcAACCCCTCCAGTacgtgtggctgctgctcggaGACGGAGAATGAGAGTGACCCCAAGCCCAGGGGAgacaagaaggagaaggtcAACCCCTCCAGTacgtgtggctgctgctcggaGACGGAGAATGAGAGCGACTCCAAGGAGACGAAGAGTGGCCTCGTCATTAAGTGTAGATGCTGCTCAAAGAAGACAAAGGACGGAGACGCCAAGGACAAGAAGTCTAGGagtcgcagcggtggtgtctTCAGCTGTCTCTTTGCtatgtgcagcagcaagaagagcACCAAGGATCAGGTGGTGGACAAGAATGGCAAGGAAGGTGAAAAAGACAAGGAAGCCGACGAGCAggcgaggaaagaaggagcgAAGTCCCACCCAACATCCCCAGCCGAGAGTTCAGTAGATCGGCACACCAACAGTCGCCAGTCGAACCAGAAAAGCCACAAGAAGGACGAAGCGTTCAAGGGTTTAAAGTCACCgcaggcggagcagcaggaagaagaaaaaggggccGCCGCTGACACGCCAGCCCCCTCGTTCCCGAGGTCGCCGGCGGTGATGACAAGCGAGAGCAAAAACGACAACCAGggcagagctgcgcaccCGCCAAAGAACACGAGGCGCGGTGTCGAGCAGGCTTCGTCTAATAGCACTCCGGAtgctgcagccgcgtcgagtcaaaaagaaagggaaaacgaGGCAAATGTGCTGGCCCGCAAGAAGTCATCGCATCAGCCAGTATCGAGTCCAACGCCACACCCTACTGGACAGGCCCGCCGACCGCACAGCCACACCACGCCGTCCGCCGATCATGCACGCATCCCTGGAAAGCCAGAGGACCCCGGTGTTGTGATTCCTGTGAATGCGAGCGATATGGGCGAGAACGACGAGCCGGGTCCCTCGAAGCGAGTcaaggcacagcagcagcgaagccgccaccacggccaAACACGCGCCGCCGAGCATCCGAgtaaaaagaaaagcaagagGAACACTCAACGCGTTGAGCATGAGAGCAGTCACGATGACAGCGCTGTGTAA
- a CDS encoding hypothetical protein (TriTrypDB/GeneDB-style sysID: LpmP.20.5270), whose protein sequence is MASASTSLQQSLGGVENVSLKVRGTSFTAVDNHTPPPRVKYVTYAKLPCKCAPGPPIAASPSLRPRAASQATVVSGNPLLTAPPSLPASASPPPSPTTETATQLLPPQPTSPRTASVNEKGDSPFQAAQGFLFASGASLLSYANPALYFSNTSGLDASSGSGGTNTSCVEELSEEVQRNLLTSSTVAAALKERYDGVGATAVPGSSSIRNSSVDWKKIDWVRQQCRYTGEALLKSPLKTAHDSEAAARRESASLPTDVAAATAPPPTSDASSFSSPTATPGSTEVGERSMGARLMQSLLYPFTQPTAPSPSTIAAPVAPADNVVADTVVPHGDGVMTYLLYCKPKADGYGYPTGGLSSETAGVGASSSPILPVAPFLSPDLIPTAYCPPLTDIEITTAEVGLAPSGTVAATSAPPVPHLLLLSLIVYEGTFVHGRRHGRGRLTAYGRMVLECTWSEDVPSLGVPWLISPAANSTDLPAPTLWNVDAHVWTPTPTKPTPSVAQSTRRGPRPRTTATDGATVDEARRCPSSASSGTWLVRTSQTYMGSLMLATVASKKLLAKMEACMRSISSPLGAQVVPDLHGTRYVALPVPHPRSSSDGADLCDAFYGLGWANHVVLLPDGFGEAHFQADGGLVFSAPPPPSPMLTISALGGPFQPPLWVPETSSASSRTYTSFSSASPCWQYCGQWSAGLPHGFGAEAVRLTDPTAASLAFSASTAGAGPPQYPWRSLFLGQYVKGKQCGPGTHHGVQGSEATEVVLCGTWPRHGRSSTAAAPALHELEQTTANVVLLPLSSCTGVIRAAGVGAITAAASPSSPLVISSSFFSLQDARWSDNGTGDGRNAECSSSGGGFFPLAKLRQSTAALSGMWEPLFRVVDDVVARQSPSLLFGDDETGGRAGGECVGDKATASDASPSNKALLWQRAYQLMDSFVTSPTCVTVLSTFQACFAFMYGADVTATATAAAAAADSTNGMTPSGSKEATLTLLQLLESAAAVAPSSSSMAPLMGYPWCPPHSWCAMAHLGGPSVPLRGTQGGPNFAGCLHSGLSDGATHRHSPPTASHLGTQQPSGFSRTAYSKKGPNSASRRPPLSTAAAALEPFSAAHTFTHAMHTAAALVSSLRLRLLSCFAVYPNLCEVVMGDKESEDKIVQYCWDITFGYVGSVLVKKATAVAVADVHLVWELLGLKSERGRKETLTDYFVALRRCRTLTRADMVAVLHPDGVEACDAGNLSSLNEYARRFGELLELHAAATLSTPLRCTPAIRVSNELQTMSTLLSELHALLGTAGTISGRVKCSADHLSGSEVEGAAMTTTFTLAQQEALLRWVLLSATMGQTSAVSFASCSVAGRHPFAFLLLGHFLFSGRVIPAYPILAGDSCAREGSNNSGYPSRYGLLLLLADMARATRELMHTYPSIRSRALLSSSRATMHARMTSVVCPLDTLALKLEYALSPCAALHLCASSHVHLISGAAVGVTSSGLQVSGKGGPADETGGTALCNAGAPMGSIICIDMQNLSCEAQQWCRRELTDHLTVPLLEARLQGYWNHLTPSAAQHSSHHHSAQVDGSVEYRRDDASPPSPLMRWLLACLQSVLSAPFQPQPVVKTSIGAAPADSAPTEYRTSQSSSPTPGQFCSTPLPTRYTWKKFISAVFFSPSEREEWTSAHNPTITAAARALSLMDSCYVTALAYTLRELAGIELELRARFVFEDEDEDEEKSSDADRKASCRIGDVGERRGVSASATAPMQIASLNQWRRERKNIFLSSSSSSSSIAPSPQPNFFPDSGVPRATEDAHTGDSSSRSGNGSCHGCLPREEATATSTQSSTPTRQRCPTSQLPSTQESPCDGPPRANGRPWCQSVAAATSAASPLTSDPVGKEWELTLVLRHASDGGGEQETTNPPSNAFFSTLTWEVMEQVCSAVLHQLQVTAQVGDAAETEKLKKAKAAKVGL, encoded by the coding sequence ATGGCGTCTGCGTCGacctcgctgcagcagtcctTGGGTGGGGTAGAGAACGTCAGCTTGAAGGTGCGTGGGACGTCGTTTACTGCTGTTGATAATCACACCCCACCGCCTCGAGTGAAATACGTTACCTACGCAAAGCTACCCTGCAAGTGCGCACCCGGACCTCCTATCGCTGCCTCACCATCGCTACGACCGCGTGCGGCGTCGCAAGCAACAGTGGTTTCAGGGAATCCTTTGCTGACAGCGCCCCCTTCACTtcccgcctccgcctcgccgccacccTCGCCAACAACGGAAACAGCGACCCAATTGTTGCCGCCCCAACCGACTTCACCACGTACTGCCTCTGTCAATGAGAAAGGCGACTCGCCTTTTCAGGCAGCGCAGGGATTCCTGTTTGCCTCCGgggcgtcgctgctctcctACGCAAACCCGGCTCTTTACTTCTCGAATACCAGCGGTTTAGACGcgagcagtggcagcggcggcacgaaCACCAGCTGTGTCGAGGAGCTGAGTGAAGAGGTCCAGCGCAACTTGTTGACGTCCTCCACGGTAGCAGCGGCACTCAAGGAGCGGTATGACGGGGTCGGTGCTACAGCCGTgccaggcagcagcagcatcagaaACAGTAGCGTAGACTGGAAAAAGATTGACTGGGTgcgccagcagtgccgctACACGGGCGAGGCACTGTTGAAGTCTCCCCTAAAAACAGCTCACGAtagcgaggcagcggcgcgacggGAAAGTGCATCGCTCCCAACTGATGTTGCTGCCGCgaccgcaccgccaccaaccTCTGACGCCTCGTCCTTCTCTAGCCCCACCGCTACCCCTGGCAGCACTGAGGTAGGGGAAAGGTCGATGGGTGCCCGCCTTATGCAATCTCTGCTGTACCCTTTCACACAGCCAACCGCTCCATCACCGTCCACGATAGCAGCACCGGTGGCTCCTGCGGACAATGTTGTCGCTGACACTGTGGTACCGCACGGGGATGGCGTCATGACGTACTTGCTCTACTGCAAGCCAAAGGCTGATGGTTATGGCTACCCCACGGGTGGCCTCAGTAGCGAAACCGCGGGCGTGGGTGCGTCGTCCTCGCCCATCCTCCCTGTAGCTCCATTTCTTTCGCCAGATCTCATACCGACTGCCTACTGTCCACCACTCACTGACATTGAAATCACCACCGCTGAGGTCGGCCTTGCTCCCTCAGGCACCGTGGCAGCAACCTCTGCGCCTCCGGTGCCGCACctcttgctgctgtcgctgatTGTTTACGAGGGCACCTTCGTGCATGGACGACGTCATGGACGAGGCCGTCTCACTGCGTACGGGCGAATGGTGCTAGAATGCACCTGGTCAGAGGATGTACCGTCTCTGGGGGTGCCATGGCTTATATCACCAGCAGCGAATTCAACGGACTTACCAGCGCCGACGCTTTGGAATGTGGACGCGCACGTGTGGACGCCCACGCCTACAAAACCGACCCCGTCGGTTGCACAGAGCACTCGACGTGGACCTCGACctcgcaccaccgccacagatGGTGCCACAGTGGATGAAGCACGTCGGTGTCCCTCAAGTGCATCCTCAGGGACATGGTTGGTGAGGACGAGTCAGACGTACATGGGCTCCTTGATGCTGGCGACGGTAGCGAGCAAGAAGCTCCTCGCAAAGATGGAGGCATGCATGAGAAGCATCAGCTCTCCCCTGGGGGCACAGGTGGTTCCCGACCTGCACGGCACGCGCTACGTCGCTCTTCCTGTTCCCCACCCTCGCTCCTCGTCCGACGGCGCAGATCTCTGCGACGCCTTCTATGGATTGGGCTGGGCAAACCACGTGGTGCTCCTTCCAGATGGATTTGGCGAAGCACATTTTCAAGCAGACGGTGGCCTGGTGTTCTCTGccccgccgcctccatcacctATGCTGACCATATCTGCGCTTGGTGGGCCCTTTCAGCCTCCACTCTGGGTGCCAGAGACCTCTTCTGCGTCGTCGCGCACGTACACGTCGTTCTCGTCAGCTTCTCCTTGCTGGCAGTACTGCGGTCAGTGGTCAGCTGGCCTCCCGCACGGCTTCGGGGCAGAAGCCGTGCGGCTCACCGaccccaccgctgcctctcttgccttctccgcctctaCCGCTGGGGCAGGGCCACCGCAGTACCCCTGGcgctcgctcttcctcgGGCAATACGTGAAGGGGAAGCAGTGTGGACCAGGGACCCATCACGGCGTGCAAGGTAGTGAAGCCACAGAAGTGGTTCTGTGCGGTACGTGGCCGCGCCATGggcggagcagcaccgctgctgctcctgctctgCACGAGCTGGAGCAGACAACGGCGAACGTCGTgcttttgcctctctccaGCTGTACAGGAGTTATCCGTGCCGCCGGTGTGGGGGCAAttactgccgccgcctccccctcatcTCCATTAGTGATTTCGTCATCGTTCTTTTCCCTGCAGGATGCTCGCTGGAGCGACAACGGCACCGGCGACGGCAGAAATGCAGAATGCAgtagcagcggaggagggtTCTTCCCGCTTGCAAAGCTGCGGCAATCTACTGCAGCGTTGAGCGGCATGTGGGAACCACTGTTCCGGGTCGTGGACGACGTGGTGGCGCGGCAGAGTCCTTCACTGTTGTTCGGTGACGACGAGACTGGTGGTAGAGCCGGAGGTGAATGTGTAGGCGACAAGGCTACCGCATCGGACGCCTCTCCATCGAACAAGGCACTGCTGTGGCAGCGGGCATATCAGCTGATGGACAGCTTCGTCACCTCCCCCACGTGTGTCACGGTACTCAGCACCTTTCAGGCGTGTTTTGCGTTTATGTACGGCGCAGATGtgacggcaacggcaacagcagcagcagcagcagcagattcCACGAATGGCATGACGCCTTCAGGCTCGAAAGAGGCGACACTAACGCTGTTGCAGCTCCTCGAgagtgctgcggctgtagcgccgtcgtcatcgtccaTGGCGCCACTCATGGGGTACCCGTGGTGCCCACCGCACTCCTGGTGTGCAATGGCTCATCTAGGGGGCCCTTCCGTCCCGCTGCGCGGCACACAGGGTGGTCCCAACTTTGCGGGCTGTCTCCACTCGGGACTGTCCGACGGTGCCACGCACCGtcactctccccccaccgcctcgcACCTTGGAACACAGCAACCAAGCGGCTTCTCCAGAACCGCCTACTCGAAAAAAGGCCCGAATAGTGCTTCGCGGCGGCCTCCGctcagcaccgcagccgccgctctcGAGCCCTTTTCTGCAGCCCACACCTTCACCCACGCAatgcacaccgccgccgcccttgtctcctccctccgtctCCGGCTTCTCTCCTGCTTCGCCGTCTACCCAAATCTGTGTGAGGTGGTCATGGGAGACAAGGAAAGTGAGGACAAGATTGTGCAGTACTGCTGGGACATCACCTTTGGCTACGTGGGGTCAGTTCTGGTGAAGAAGGCGACCGCTGTTGCAGTCGCTGATGTGCATCTCGTGTGGGAGCTGCTCGGGCtcaagagcgagaggggcaGGAAGGAAACGCTGACGGACTACTTCGTGGCCCTGCGTCGGTGCCGTACTCTGACGAGAGCAGACATGGTGGCCGTGCTGCATCCCGACGGCGTTGAAGCGTGTGACGCAGGCAACCTTTCTTCGCTAAACGAGTACGCCAGGCGCTTTggagagctgctggagctgcacgCGGCAGCCACTTTGTCAACCCCTTTGCGTTGCACACCAGCTATCCGCGTTTCCAACGAGTTGCAAACCATGTCAACTCTCCTCTCAGAACTACATGCCTTGTTAGGGACTGCAGGAACAATCAGCGGTCGCGTGAAGTGCTCTGCAGACCACCTATCTGGGTCAGAGGTAGAAGGtgcggcgatgacgacgacgttCACATTGGCGCAGCaggaagcgctgcttcgctggGTTCTCCTGTCTGCAACTATGGGCCAGACCTCGGCCGTCTCTTTTGCATCATGCAGCGTGGCAGGGCGGCACCCGTTCGCCTTTCTTTTACTCGGTCATTTCCTGTTCAGTGGCCGAGTCATCCCGGCGTACCCGATACTGGCTGGCGATAGCTGTGCGCGAGAGGGCAGTAACAACAGCGGTTACCCCTCTCGGTAcggccttctgctgcttctggcGGACATGGCAAGAGCCACTAGAGAGCTGATGCACACATACCCTTCCATCCGCTCTCGGGCTCTACTCTCTTCGTCGCGCGCGACAATGCATGCAAGGATGACCTCTGTGGTGTGCCCACTGGACACGTTAGCGTTAAAGCTAGAGTACGCACTCAGTCCTTGTGCGGCCTTGCACCTTTGCGCGTCCTCCCATGTTCATCTGatcagcggcgctgccgtagGCGTGACATCTTCCGGGCTGCAAGTTAGTGGTAAGGGTGGCCCTGCCGACGAGACGGGAGGCACGGCTCTATGCAACGCCGGTGCGCCGATGGGCAGCATCATTTGCATTGACATGCAAAACCTCTCCTGCGAGGcacagcagtggtgccggCGTGAGCTTACAGACCATCTCACCGTGCCACTCCTGGAGGCGCGCCTTCAAGGTTACTGGAATCACCTCACACCGAGCGCTGCGCAACACAGCAGTCACCACCACTCCGCACAAGTCGATGGGTCTGTAGAGTATCGCCGCGACGACGCgtctccgccttctccgctgATGCGGTGGTTGCTAGCTTGTTTGCAGAGCGTGCTGAGTGCTCCGTTTCAGCCTCAGCCGGTGGTGAAAACGTCTATCGGCGCTGCCCCGGCCGACTCGGCCCCCACGGAGTATCGTACCTCTCAGTCATCTTCACCGACGCCTGGGCAGTTCTGCTCGACTCCACTTCCGACCCGCTACACCTGGAAGAAGTTTATTAGCGCCGTCTTCTTCAGCCCttcagaaagagaggagtggaCTTCAGCCCACAAtcccaccatcaccgcggCCGCTCGTGCTCTGTCCCTGATGGACAGCTGCTACGTGACCGCTCTCGCCTATACGCTTCGCGAGCTTGCCGGGATTGAGCTGGAACTCAGGGCACGCTTCGTGTTcgaagacgaggacgaggacgaggagaagagctCCGATGCTGACAGGAAGGCTTCTTGCAGGATAGGCGACGTGGGCGAGCGTCGTGGTGTGTCAGCttcggcgacggcgccaatGCAAATCGCAAGCCTCAATCAGTGGCGGCGTGAGCGCAAGAACATCTTCCTGAGCTCATCctcatcctcatcctccATCGCTCCATCACCGCAGCCCAACTTCTTCCCAGACAGTGGCGTGCCTCGTGCAACCGAGGATGCGCATACCGGCGACAGCAGTAGCAGAAGTGGCAACGGTAGCTGTCACGGGTGCTTACCACGTGAGGAGGCTACTGCAACCTCAACGCAATCGTCGACCCCGACGCGCCAGCGCTGTCCCACCTCACAGCTTCCATCTACCCAGGAATCACCGTGTGATGGACCACCCAGAGCTAATGGGCGCCCGTGGTGCCAGTCGGtagccgctgccacctctgctgcgtCCCCCCTAACCTCTGACCCCGTGGGCAAGGAATGGGAGTTGACGTTGGTGCTTCGACACGCtagtgatggcggtggcgagcaAGAGACGACAAATCCGCCCTCTAACGCCTTTTTCTCAACTCTTACGTGGGAAGTGATGGAACAGGTGTGCTCGGCAGTCCTCCATCAGCTGCAAGTCACAGCCCAGGTCGGCGATGCGGCGGAGacggagaagctgaagaaggcaaaggcaGCGAAAGTCGGACTGTGA